A single window of Bufo bufo chromosome 10, aBufBuf1.1, whole genome shotgun sequence DNA harbors:
- the LOC120980288 gene encoding agouti-related protein — protein sequence MFNTFLLCVAMVQAIQAILTSDSSIGRLEDISSGANTGRYSYQGLLRKVKESGLHMPGKTHFTLSRSGILTMDTEAAEENLMEDYSLVDPRALSMEASSREERSPRRCVQLLESCVGHLPCCSSCATCYCRFFNAICYCRKTSTNCHQGKN from the exons ATGTTCAATACATTCCTACTTTGTGTGGCTATGGTTCAGGCAATTCAGGCCATACTGACCTCAGACTCTAGCATTGGAAGACTTGAAGACATCAGCTCTGGGGCAAATACTGGCAGATATAGCTACCAAGGATTACTGCGTAAAGTCAAAGAGTCCGGGTTACATATGCCAGGTAAGACTCATTTTACCTTGT CAAGATCAGGCATTCTTACAATGGACACAGAAGCTGCTGAAGAGAATCTGATGGAAGATTACAGTCTGGTGGATCCAAGG GCCCTGTCAATGGAAGCATCTTCCCGTGAAGAGCGTTCACCTAGGAGATGTGTCCAGCTTTTGGAGTCATGTGTTGGACATCTGCCCTGCTGCAGCTCTTGTGCAACCTGTTACTGCCGTTTCTTCAATGCAATTTGCTACTGCAGAAAAACTAGCACCAACTGTCACCAGGGCAAAAACTAG